The following proteins are encoded in a genomic region of Pyrus communis chromosome 11, drPyrComm1.1, whole genome shotgun sequence:
- the LOC137708328 gene encoding thiohydroximate-O-sulfate sulfur/sulfate-lyase (nitrile-forming) NSP5-like — MSLVQGKWIKLDQKGTGPGARSSHAITLVGQKAYVFGGEFTPRVPVDNKLHVFDLKELTWSVIEGTGDVPPPRVGVTLVAVGEIIYVFGGRDYEHNELNELYSFDTSTNKWTLISSGDTGPPHRSYHSVASNDRHVYIFGGCGVAGRLNDLWAYNVIDQKWIQYPNPGDSLKGRGGPGLLEVQGKIWVVYGFAGEEVDDVHIFDPAQGKWAQVETSGEKPTARSVFSTVAIGKYIIIYGGEVDPSDLGHLGAGKFAAEVYALDTETLLWKRWDDGLGSDHHPGPRGWCAFARGEWEGKEGLLVYGGNSPTNDRLGDIHFFTPYLENGK; from the exons ATGTCTCTGGTGCAAGGCAAATGGATCAAG CTTGATCAAAAGGGGACTGGTCCTGGAGCAAGAAGCTCACATGCCATTACCCTAGTAGGACAGAAGGCCTATGTTTTCGGAGGCGAATTCACGCCACGTGTCCCCGTCGACAACAAGCTCCACGTGTTTGACCTCAAGGAGTTGACGTGGTCCGTGATCGAAGGAACCGGGGATGTCCCACCGCCACGTGTTGGTGTGACATTGGTAGCTGTTGGAGAAATTATTTACGTATTTGGAGGTAGGGATTATGAACACAATGAACTCAATGAGCTCTATTCATTTGACACATCCACAAACAAGTGGACTCTAATTTCAAGTGGGGACACCGGGCCCCCTCACCGGAGTTACCACTCAGTCGCCTCCAATGACCGTCATGTATACATATTCGGTGGATGTGGTGTCGCCGGCCGCCTCAATGATCTTTGGGCCTACAATGTCATTGATCAAAAGTGGATACAATACCCAAATCCGGGTGACAGTTTGAAGGGGAGGGGTGGGCCGGGCCTGCTAGAGGTCCAAGGGAAAATATGGGTTGTGTATGGCTTTGCTGGAGAGGAAGTGGATGATGTACACATCTTTGATCCAGCCCAGGGTAAGTGGGCCCAAGTTGAGACAAGCGGCGAGAAACCAACAGCTCGGAGCGTATTTTCTACAGTAGCAATTGGTAAATATATAATCATATACGGCGGTGAAGTGGACCCAAGTGACTTGGGCCACTTGGGTGCTGGGAAATTTGCTGCTGAGGTTTATGCATTGGACACTGAAACATTGCTGTGGAAGAGGTGGGATGATGGCCTGGGCTCGGACCATCATCCCGGGCCTCGCGGTTGGTGTGCGTTCGCCCGTGGGGAGTGGGAGGGGAAAGAAGGCCTTTTGGTGTATGGTGGGAATTCACCAACTAATGATCGACTTGGTGATATTCATTTCTTCACTCCTTATTTGGAAAATGGTAAATGA
- the LOC137708657 gene encoding fasciclin-like arabinogalactan protein 2, with product MQKPPALTATLALFALFLFLLSSSSQAHNITHILDQHPSLSTFNHYLSLTHLATEINRRQTITVLALDNAAMSSLISKGLSVYTIKNVLSLHVLVDYFGAKKLHQLTHGTTLASSMFQATGVAAGTSGYVNITNLKGGKVGFGAEDNGGTLNSFYVKSVLEMPYNISVLQISQALTSAEAEAPTAGPSQLNLTAIISKQGCKAFADLLIAAGADSTFETNIDGGLTVFCPTDSVVNAFLPKYKNLTASQKVSLLLYHGVPVYQSLQDLKSNNGLVNTLATDKAKKFEFTVQNDGEVVSLETQVVTAKITGTVIDQEPLVVYKVNKVLQPTELFKATVAPAPKEVAAGPADAPSDDTPADQTADSEKNGVAGLDGGRLVSVILSFCVGVLLM from the exons ATGCAGAAACCACCAGCCCTCACAGCCACCCTAGCCCTCTTTgccctcttcctcttcctcctatCCTCGTCGTCCCAAGCGCACAACATTACGCACATACTCGACCAGCACCCCTCCCTCTCCACCTTCAACCACTACCTCAGCCTCACCCACCTCGCCACCGAGATCAACCGCCGTCAGACCATCACTGTCCTCGCCCTCGACAATGCCGCCATGTCATCCCTCATTTCCAAAGGACTCTCGGTATACACCATTAAAAATGTGCTCTCCCTCCATGTCCTTGTTGATTACTTTGGCGCAAAGAAACTTCACCAGCTCACCCATGGCACCACCTTGGCTAGCAGCATGTTCCAAGCCACCGGGGTGGCGGCCGGGACCTCTGGGTACGTGAACATAACCAACCTCAAGGGCGGTAAAGTCGGCTTCGGAGCTGAAGACAATGGTGGGACACTCAATTCCTTCTATGTGAAGTCTGTGCTGGAGATGCCATACAACATCTCTGTCTTGCAAATCAGTCAG GCACTAACTTCTGCTGAAGCCGAGGCGCCAACTGCCGGACCAAGCCAGCTGAATCTAACGGCCATCATCTCAAAGCAAGGCTGCAAAGCCTTCGCCGACTTGCTCATCGCTGCCGGAGCCGACTCCACCTTCGAGACCAACATCGACGGCGGCTTGACGGTCTTCTGCCCGACGGACTCCGTCGTCAACGCCTTCCTCCCCAAGTATAAAAATCTAACGGCGTCCCAGAAGGTGTCGCTGCTGCTCTACCACGGTGTCCCCGTCTACCAGTCCCTCCAGGATCTCAAGTCCAACAACGGTCTCGTCAACACGCTCGCCACCGACAAGGCGAAGAAGTTCGAGTTCACGGTTCAGAACGACGGCGAGGTCGTAAGTTTGGAGACGCAGGTGGTGACGGCGAAGATCACGGGGACGGTGATTGATCAGGAGCCGTTGGTGGTTTATAAGGTGAACAAGGTTTTGCAGCCGACGGAACTGTTTAAGGCGACGGTGGCTCCCGCGCCGAAGGAGGTGGCGGCGGGGCCGGCTGATGCGCCGTCGGATGATACGCCGGCGGATCAGACGGCTGATAGTGAGAAGAATGGAGTTGCGGGATTGGACGGTGGGAGATTGGTCTCggttattttgagtttttgtgttGGGGTTTTGCTTATGTGA